A single region of the Nicotiana sylvestris chromosome 6, ASM39365v2, whole genome shotgun sequence genome encodes:
- the LOC104222415 gene encoding deSI-like protein At4g17486 isoform X1, which produces MPCCKNSVKCGRGSVPVYLNVYDLTSMNGYAYWLGLGVYHSGVQVHGVEYAFGAHEYPTTGIFEGEPKKCEGFIFRKTILIGWTEKTPGEVRGVMEELADKYKGIAYNLITKNCNHFCNDACIKLTSNPIPSWINRLARIGFFCHCIIPMSLKSTKVRHHRMEDKVSEGDSKKPQSSSNSQTPTSNPLPVSSQSPPIAKSTSNKSKSSLPPSSPLISDSTLPSSQSPPIAKSTSNKSTRPQPPSSLISESSSS; this is translated from the exons ATGCCGTGTTGCAAGAATTCAGTCAAATGTGGTCGTGGATCGGTTCCAGTGTACTTAAATGTATACGATCTAACCTCAATGAATGGCTATGCTTATTGGCTTGGTCTTGGTGTTTACCATTCCGGTGTTCAAG TTCATGGAGTTGAATATGCATTTGGAGCTCATGAGTATCCAACAACTGGAATTTTCGAAGGGGAGCCGAAAAAATGCGAGGGATTTATTTTTAGAAAGACCATTTTAATTGGATGGACAGAAAAGACACCTGGAGAAGTAAGAGGAGTAATGGAAGAGCTTGCTGATAAGTACAAAGGAATTGCTTACAACCTTATTACCAAGAACTGCAACCACTTTTGTAATGATGCTTGTATTAAACTCACCAGTAATCCAATTCCCAGTTGGATTAATCGACTCGCTCGGATTG GTTTCTTTTGCCATTGTATCATTCCAATGAGCTTAAAGTCTACTAAAGTTCGGCATCATCGGATGGAGGACAAGGTAAGTGAAGGGGACAGCAAGAAACCTCAGAGCAGCTCGAATAGTCAGACTCCCACTTCAAATCCATTGCCAGTTTCTTCGCAATCTCCTCCAATTGCCAAATCCACAAGTAATAAAAGCAAAAGCTCGCTGCCTCCATCTTCGCCATTGATATCAGATTCAACGTTGCCGTCGTCGCAATCTCCTCCGATTGCCAAATCCACGAGTAATAAAAGCACAAGACCGCAACCTCCATCTTCGTTGATATCAGAATCAAGTTCATCATAG
- the LOC104222415 gene encoding deSI-like protein At4g17486 isoform X2 has product MAMLIGLVLVFTIPVFKLVHGVEYAFGAHEYPTTGIFEGEPKKCEGFIFRKTILIGWTEKTPGEVRGVMEELADKYKGIAYNLITKNCNHFCNDACIKLTSNPIPSWINRLARIGFFCHCIIPMSLKSTKVRHHRMEDKVSEGDSKKPQSSSNSQTPTSNPLPVSSQSPPIAKSTSNKSKSSLPPSSPLISDSTLPSSQSPPIAKSTSNKSTRPQPPSSLISESSSS; this is encoded by the exons ATGGCTATGCTTATTGGCTTGGTCTTGGTGTTTACCATTCCGGTGTTCAAG CTAGTTCATGGAGTTGAATATGCATTTGGAGCTCATGAGTATCCAACAACTGGAATTTTCGAAGGGGAGCCGAAAAAATGCGAGGGATTTATTTTTAGAAAGACCATTTTAATTGGATGGACAGAAAAGACACCTGGAGAAGTAAGAGGAGTAATGGAAGAGCTTGCTGATAAGTACAAAGGAATTGCTTACAACCTTATTACCAAGAACTGCAACCACTTTTGTAATGATGCTTGTATTAAACTCACCAGTAATCCAATTCCCAGTTGGATTAATCGACTCGCTCGGATTG GTTTCTTTTGCCATTGTATCATTCCAATGAGCTTAAAGTCTACTAAAGTTCGGCATCATCGGATGGAGGACAAGGTAAGTGAAGGGGACAGCAAGAAACCTCAGAGCAGCTCGAATAGTCAGACTCCCACTTCAAATCCATTGCCAGTTTCTTCGCAATCTCCTCCAATTGCCAAATCCACAAGTAATAAAAGCAAAAGCTCGCTGCCTCCATCTTCGCCATTGATATCAGATTCAACGTTGCCGTCGTCGCAATCTCCTCCGATTGCCAAATCCACGAGTAATAAAAGCACAAGACCGCAACCTCCATCTTCGTTGATATCAGAATCAAGTTCATCATAG